One window of the Archangium primigenium genome contains the following:
- the gltX gene encoding glutamate--tRNA ligase, with protein MASAPRVRFAPSPTGYLHIGGARTALFNYLYAKRHGGVFILRVEDTDQERSTPESVKAILDGLMWLGIDWDEGPGKEGPAAPYFQTQRLDLYKKYADQLIAEGKAYRCYCTREEIDARRAAVEKATGKPGTYKYEGTCRELKEPPPGRTSVIRFKMPSQEGEVTFDDKALGPITKAYSDLDDWVMLRADGIPLYNYGCVIDDHTMDITLVGRGQEHVNSTFPQLMLYQALGWKPPEFAHFPLILGPDREKLSKRKHPEADVMLHKRHGILPEALLNFVVRLGWSHGNDEVISREQMIEWFDFDHVGTTSGVWNPEKLQWLNQQWLKLLAPAVVASTLADFLVAKGVQIKPGDPRLERVVLAFRERAKTQQEMADMALKYFQHGVTLEEKAAAKHLTAESKPLLTQVREQAAALPEWTATALDEVVKKVSEQAAVGMGKVAQPVRVAVTGGTVSPGIGETLELLGREESLHRLDAALSRP; from the coding sequence ATGGCCTCCGCTCCTCGTGTCCGATTCGCCCCGTCCCCGACCGGCTACCTGCACATCGGGGGCGCTCGCACCGCCCTGTTCAACTACCTCTACGCGAAGCGCCACGGTGGCGTGTTCATCCTGCGCGTCGAGGACACGGACCAGGAGCGCTCCACGCCCGAGTCCGTCAAGGCCATCCTCGACGGGCTCATGTGGCTGGGCATCGACTGGGACGAGGGCCCGGGCAAGGAGGGGCCCGCCGCGCCCTACTTCCAGACCCAGCGCCTGGACCTCTACAAGAAGTACGCCGATCAGCTCATCGCCGAGGGCAAGGCCTACCGCTGCTACTGCACGCGCGAGGAGATCGACGCGCGCCGCGCCGCCGTGGAGAAGGCCACGGGCAAGCCCGGGACCTACAAGTACGAGGGCACCTGCCGCGAGCTCAAGGAGCCGCCGCCGGGCCGCACCTCCGTCATCCGCTTCAAGATGCCCTCCCAGGAGGGCGAGGTGACGTTCGACGACAAGGCGCTGGGTCCCATCACCAAGGCCTACTCGGACCTGGATGACTGGGTGATGCTGCGCGCGGACGGCATCCCGCTCTACAACTACGGCTGCGTCATCGACGACCACACCATGGACATCACCCTGGTGGGCCGGGGCCAGGAGCACGTCAACTCCACCTTCCCCCAGCTGATGCTCTACCAGGCCCTGGGCTGGAAGCCGCCCGAGTTCGCCCACTTCCCGCTCATCCTCGGCCCGGACCGCGAGAAGCTGTCCAAGCGCAAGCACCCCGAGGCGGACGTGATGCTGCACAAGCGCCACGGCATCCTGCCCGAGGCCCTGCTCAACTTCGTGGTGCGCCTGGGCTGGAGCCACGGCAACGACGAGGTCATCTCGCGCGAGCAGATGATCGAGTGGTTCGACTTCGACCACGTGGGCACGACGTCCGGTGTGTGGAACCCGGAGAAGCTGCAGTGGCTCAACCAGCAATGGCTCAAGCTGCTGGCCCCCGCGGTGGTGGCCTCCACCCTGGCCGACTTCCTCGTGGCCAAGGGGGTGCAGATCAAGCCGGGCGATCCGCGGCTCGAGCGCGTGGTGCTCGCCTTCCGCGAGCGCGCCAAGACGCAGCAGGAGATGGCCGACATGGCGCTCAAGTACTTCCAGCACGGCGTGACGCTGGAGGAGAAGGCCGCGGCCAAGCACCTAACGGCCGAGTCCAAGCCCCTGCTCACCCAGGTGCGCGAGCAGGCCGCCGCGCTGCCCGAGTGGACCGCCACGGCGCTGGACGAGGTGGTGAAGAAGGTCAGCGAGCAGGCCGCGGTGGGCATGGGCAAGGTGGCCCAGCCGGTGCGCGTGGCCGTCACCGGCGGCACGGTGAGCCCCGGCATCGGCGAGACGCTGGAGCTGCTCGGCCGCGAGGAGTCGCTCCACCGCCTGGACGCCGCGCTCTCCCGGCCGTGA
- a CDS encoding myxosortase-dependent metalloprotease, MXAN_2677/MXAN_2678 family has translation MISALVLALALGQSDPYVRSRVTASDSQSQCLFWTVPTIPWQLSSVGNPQSTDAQRQAEFQAIRASVKSWQDVFDGCGNLGFAEGPLVDDRKVGYVLKGDNRNLFLFRSRRCADVAPSTDACWRDETCGNAYDCWDSDERTIALTLTTYDEKSGIIYDSDIQLNASGFTFTTVDAPVCVQPGATQRNCVATDVQNTMTHELGHLLGLDHTLASGSVMYPRAPSGEISKRTIDAGSRDFVCGAYPKGGASQSCFTTPVSTPSAVVLGPVSSGCASTGAAPGWLALGAGGLLLGRRRRGGLRS, from the coding sequence ATGATCTCCGCCCTGGTGCTCGCGCTCGCGCTCGGTCAGAGCGACCCGTACGTCCGCAGCCGCGTGACGGCGAGTGACTCGCAATCCCAGTGCCTCTTCTGGACGGTGCCCACCATCCCCTGGCAGCTGAGCAGCGTGGGCAACCCCCAGAGCACCGACGCCCAGCGGCAGGCGGAGTTCCAGGCCATCCGCGCGTCCGTGAAGAGCTGGCAGGACGTGTTCGACGGTTGCGGCAACCTGGGCTTCGCCGAGGGGCCGCTCGTGGACGATCGCAAGGTGGGCTACGTGCTCAAGGGGGACAACCGCAACCTCTTCCTCTTCCGGTCGCGGCGGTGCGCCGACGTGGCGCCCTCGACCGATGCGTGCTGGCGCGACGAGACGTGCGGCAATGCCTACGACTGCTGGGACAGCGACGAGCGCACCATCGCCCTCACGCTCACCACCTATGACGAGAAGTCCGGCATCATCTACGACTCGGACATCCAGCTGAACGCCAGCGGCTTCACCTTCACCACCGTGGATGCGCCGGTGTGCGTCCAGCCGGGCGCCACCCAGCGCAACTGCGTGGCCACCGACGTGCAGAACACCATGACGCACGAGCTCGGCCACCTGCTCGGGTTGGATCACACCCTGGCCAGCGGCTCCGTCATGTACCCCCGCGCCCCCTCGGGGGAGATCTCCAAGCGCACCATCGACGCGGGCTCGCGCGACTTCGTGTGCGGCGCCTACCCCAAGGGCGGCGCCAGCCAGAGCTGCTTCACGACCCCGGTCAGCACGCCCAGCGCCGTCGTGCTCGGCCCGGTCTCCTCGGGATGCGCCAGCACCGGCGCCGCCCCCGGGTGGCTCGCGCTGGGCGCCGGGGGGCTGCTCCTGGGACGTCGTCGGCGGGGAGGCCTTCGCTCGTGA
- a CDS encoding myxosortase-dependent metalloprotease, MXAN_2677/MXAN_2678 family: MTRRLAWAPLAVLALASSGAEAQDYRRTLVPGRPFCVVWPGREFLYRLDPAGSARTPGDSEFAAIDAAVASWRAVSNTCSDYVFTRGPDLPNPQVGYDKDGGPNDNVITFRERDCNDAVPPGDPCLEADTCANDYGCWEHGNATIGLTTTTFSFRTGYILDADIELNASGTGRGYEFTTADSPLCDSVRTTACVGMDLQNTVTHELGHVVGLDHVPEVPGSTMEPTAHPGETSKRIIDVGSAAGFCDAYPRGLPPVQCGENPQLGRGFQAVTKGVANGCGAGPGVLLPLASGLTVVAWRRRRQGSGAPRG; the protein is encoded by the coding sequence GTGACGCGGCGCCTCGCATGGGCTCCGCTCGCGGTGCTCGCCCTGGCCTCGTCCGGGGCGGAGGCCCAGGACTACCGGCGCACCCTGGTGCCTGGCCGACCCTTCTGTGTCGTCTGGCCCGGCCGGGAGTTCCTCTACCGATTGGATCCCGCCGGCAGCGCGCGCACCCCGGGGGACTCCGAGTTCGCCGCCATCGATGCCGCCGTGGCCTCCTGGCGCGCGGTGTCCAACACCTGCAGCGACTACGTCTTCACCCGCGGCCCGGACCTGCCGAATCCCCAGGTGGGCTACGACAAGGACGGCGGGCCCAACGACAACGTCATCACCTTCCGCGAGCGGGACTGCAACGATGCCGTGCCTCCTGGAGACCCCTGCCTCGAGGCCGACACCTGCGCCAACGACTACGGCTGCTGGGAGCACGGCAACGCCACCATCGGGCTCACCACCACCACGTTCAGCTTCCGCACGGGCTACATCCTCGACGCCGACATCGAGCTCAACGCGTCCGGGACGGGCAGGGGCTACGAGTTCACCACCGCCGACTCGCCGCTGTGCGACAGCGTGCGCACCACCGCGTGCGTGGGCATGGACCTGCAGAACACGGTGACGCACGAGCTCGGCCATGTGGTGGGCCTCGACCACGTGCCCGAGGTTCCCGGCTCCACCATGGAGCCCACCGCGCACCCGGGCGAGACGAGCAAACGCATCATCGACGTGGGCAGCGCCGCGGGGTTCTGTGATGCGTACCCCCGGGGCCTGCCCCCCGTCCAATGCGGCGAGAATCCGCAACTGGGCCGCGGCTTCCAGGCGGTGACCAAGGGGGTGGCCAACGGATGCGGCGCGGGGCCCGGCGTCCTGCTGCCCCTGGCCTCGGGGCTGACGGTGGTGGCCTGGCGTCGACGGCGCCAGGGCTCCGGCGCGCCGCGTGGGTGA
- a CDS encoding HAD family hydrolase, translated as MGIAFFDLDKTLLAVNSASLWVRDEFAQGHISRSQALLASVWLARYHLGFAPMKNALARALATLQGTSEARLRERTAQFYETQVRSQFRPGALRTLDAHRAAGDRLVLLTSSSEYMSELVARELGLAEVLCNRFEVDARGVYTGRLRGELCFGDGKRVHAEACASRLGVALSDCAFYTDSYSDLPVMEVVGRPVAVHPDRRLRREASRRGWRVVDWGVPGRLSDAGAPRSGW; from the coding sequence ATGGGCATCGCCTTCTTCGATCTGGACAAGACGCTGCTCGCGGTGAACTCGGCCTCCCTCTGGGTGCGTGACGAGTTCGCCCAGGGGCACATCTCCCGCTCCCAGGCCCTGCTCGCCAGTGTCTGGCTCGCCCGCTACCACCTGGGCTTCGCCCCCATGAAGAACGCGCTCGCGCGGGCCCTGGCCACCCTCCAGGGCACGAGCGAGGCGCGGCTGCGCGAGCGCACCGCCCAGTTCTACGAGACCCAGGTGCGCTCGCAGTTCCGCCCCGGGGCCCTGCGGACCCTGGACGCGCATCGCGCGGCGGGAGATCGGCTCGTGCTGCTCACCTCGTCCTCGGAGTACATGTCCGAGCTGGTGGCGCGCGAGCTCGGGCTGGCCGAGGTGCTCTGCAATCGCTTCGAGGTGGATGCGCGGGGCGTGTACACCGGCCGGCTGCGCGGGGAGCTGTGCTTCGGTGACGGCAAGCGCGTGCACGCGGAGGCCTGCGCCTCGCGGCTGGGCGTGGCGCTCTCCGACTGCGCCTTCTACACGGACTCGTATTCGGATCTGCCCGTGATGGAGGTGGTGGGTCGCCCCGTGGCCGTCCACCCGGACCGTCGCCTGCGGCGGGAGGCCTCCCGCCGCGGCTGGCGCGTGGTGGACTGGGGCGTGCCTGGACGGCTCAGCGACGCCGGGGCGCCACGATCCGGATGGTGA
- a CDS encoding TonB family protein: MVTGDSQGPGDTGADPLIGRTLNGRFSILEPIGVGGMGRVYRAQQTPLDRVVALKVLNPHFPTSRDPGFQKRFLREASLSSKLRHPNTVTVIDYGQTDDGIYYIAMEYLEGRTLGQAVAESGPLPWARALSIAQQICRSLREAHNQGIVHRDLKPANIMLLNEADQDLVKVLDFGLVKSIAAADDTPNPEITQSGTFLGSPAYMAPEQARNEADVRSDVYSLGVVLYQMLVGRPPFVSKDHIELIFAHHKELPPAFSSVRPDITVPAGIEEVVRRCLEKQPARRYQTMDEVLDAMRAASMAAGGHSGIFKHPNGQHTTGPHKTPIFAGITGDSSSGGDTLAVDISVEVPPDIKNARRRTLLMGGLLGGGIAVAITGGLLWYTGAFKHRAPESPTAPVAAVAEPTSEPAATPVEAEQVVRFRLMSQPTGAHVYYKGEERGTTPLLLEIPKPKGQDTLTAEFEFILDGYQPDTVITGGSGEVVFTQRMQRMRASATRGGSNRMERDRGSNAGDSRSGVPISAPVMMESDPAPSARADAKAPAGELPVPMMGLTRGAETRRSGPMPFQEGMPRPVEVQGKDIVYTREALAARVEGTMLLKCIITTQGGVEGCRVIKGLPHMNEAVVDALQSRTYKPILVQGQAVAVDYPFTIRIVAPRRR; encoded by the coding sequence ATGGTGACCGGCGACTCACAGGGTCCAGGTGATACGGGGGCGGACCCACTCATTGGCCGGACGCTCAATGGCCGCTTCAGCATCCTCGAGCCCATTGGCGTGGGCGGCATGGGCCGCGTGTACCGCGCCCAGCAGACGCCCTTGGATCGCGTGGTGGCGCTCAAGGTGCTCAACCCGCACTTCCCCACCAGTCGGGACCCTGGCTTCCAGAAGCGCTTCCTGCGCGAGGCCTCGCTGTCCTCCAAGCTCCGCCACCCCAACACGGTGACGGTGATCGACTACGGGCAGACGGACGACGGCATCTACTACATCGCCATGGAGTACCTGGAGGGTCGCACGCTCGGCCAGGCCGTGGCGGAGTCGGGCCCCCTGCCCTGGGCGCGCGCCCTGAGCATCGCCCAGCAGATCTGCCGCTCGCTGCGCGAGGCGCACAACCAGGGAATCGTCCACCGCGATCTCAAGCCCGCCAACATCATGCTGCTCAACGAGGCGGATCAGGACCTCGTGAAGGTGCTGGACTTCGGGCTGGTGAAGTCCATCGCCGCCGCCGACGACACGCCCAACCCGGAGATCACCCAGAGCGGCACCTTCCTGGGCTCGCCGGCGTACATGGCCCCCGAGCAGGCGCGCAACGAAGCGGACGTGCGCAGCGACGTGTACTCGCTGGGCGTGGTGCTCTACCAGATGCTGGTGGGCCGGCCGCCCTTCGTGTCCAAGGATCACATCGAGCTCATCTTCGCCCACCATAAGGAGCTGCCCCCCGCGTTCAGCTCCGTGCGGCCGGACATCACCGTGCCCGCGGGCATCGAGGAGGTGGTGCGCCGCTGCCTGGAGAAGCAGCCCGCGCGGCGCTACCAGACGATGGACGAGGTGCTCGACGCCATGCGCGCGGCGAGCATGGCGGCCGGCGGCCACAGCGGCATCTTCAAGCACCCCAACGGCCAGCACACCACCGGCCCGCACAAGACGCCCATCTTCGCGGGCATCACCGGGGACTCGTCCTCGGGCGGGGACACGCTCGCGGTGGACATCAGCGTGGAGGTGCCGCCCGACATCAAGAACGCCCGGCGGCGCACGCTCTTGATGGGCGGCCTGCTGGGCGGTGGCATCGCCGTGGCGATCACCGGCGGCCTGCTCTGGTACACGGGCGCCTTCAAGCACCGCGCCCCGGAGAGCCCGACGGCCCCCGTGGCCGCCGTGGCCGAGCCCACCAGCGAGCCCGCCGCCACGCCCGTGGAGGCCGAGCAGGTGGTGCGCTTCCGGCTGATGAGCCAGCCGACGGGCGCGCACGTCTATTACAAGGGCGAGGAGCGGGGCACGACGCCCCTGCTGCTGGAGATTCCCAAGCCCAAGGGCCAGGACACGCTCACCGCCGAGTTCGAGTTCATCCTGGACGGCTACCAGCCGGACACGGTCATCACCGGCGGCTCGGGGGAAGTGGTCTTCACCCAGCGCATGCAGCGCATGCGCGCGTCGGCCACCCGGGGCGGCTCCAACCGCATGGAGCGGGATCGGGGCTCGAACGCGGGGGATTCTCGCTCGGGGGTTCCCATCAGCGCGCCGGTGATGATGGAGTCCGACCCCGCGCCCAGCGCCCGGGCCGACGCCAAGGCGCCCGCGGGGGAACTGCCCGTGCCGATGATGGGTCTCACGCGCGGCGCGGAGACCCGGCGCAGCGGGCCCATGCCCTTCCAGGAGGGCATGCCCCGGCCGGTGGAGGTCCAGGGCAAGGACATCGTCTACACGCGCGAGGCGCTCGCCGCGCGGGTCGAGGGGACGATGCTGCTCAAGTGCATCATCACGACCCAGGGCGGCGTGGAAGGCTGCCGCGTCATCAAGGGCCTGCCGCACATGAACGAGGCGGTGGTGGATGCGCTGCAGTCGCGCACCTACAAGCCCATCCTCGTGCAGGGCCAGGCGGTGGCGGTGGACTACCCCTTCACCATCCGGATCGTGGCGCCCCGGCGTCGCTGA
- a CDS encoding chemotaxis protein CheW: protein MLGSPPMTAEAQARRASVQKRLSALEEEIVRLRRELSTLGVDQRLPGLYLTVEVAGSTALLPVEAVLEVVRLVAIEPLPTTAPHVRGTMLYRGSPAVVVDLAALLGVRREPELDAHLVICGGARLVAVLVDRVRDLIESPVLVEGSGSGESALEWDRTGLLAGLCRTAEGVRPLLRTSALLSVPEGT, encoded by the coding sequence ATGCTCGGTTCCCCTCCGATGACGGCTGAAGCCCAGGCGAGACGTGCGTCGGTCCAGAAGCGCTTGTCGGCGCTGGAAGAGGAAATCGTCCGGCTGCGAAGGGAGTTGAGCACCCTGGGGGTGGATCAGCGCCTGCCAGGCCTCTACCTCACGGTGGAGGTGGCGGGCTCCACGGCCCTGCTGCCCGTGGAGGCGGTGCTCGAGGTGGTCCGGCTGGTGGCCATCGAGCCCCTGCCCACCACGGCGCCGCATGTGCGCGGAACCATGCTCTACCGGGGCAGCCCCGCGGTGGTGGTGGATCTGGCGGCGCTGCTGGGCGTGCGGCGCGAGCCGGAGTTGGACGCCCACCTGGTCATCTGTGGGGGCGCGCGGCTGGTGGCGGTGCTCGTGGACCGGGTGCGGGATCTGATCGAGTCCCCGGTCCTGGTGGAGGGCTCGGGCTCGGGCGAGTCCGCCCTGGAGTGGGACCGCACGGGCCTGCTGGCGGGCCTGTGTCGCACCGCCGAGGGCGTCCGGCCGCTCTTGCGCACCTCGGCCCTGCTGTCGGTGCCGGAGGGCACGTGA
- a CDS encoding CheR family methyltransferase gives MKEPGRVERLDEAALSGLESVLRSACGMVLAPSVRRSLSTALTRAAESQGLPTADFLQRLLARDTAAVEAFLGYAVIGETYFFRHPEQLRELARAAAVHTGPFLVWSAGCASGEEPYSIVMSLLMAGLTPELIRVVATDVSGRALEKARRGVYSPWSVRRMEMGLEKRFLCVESERVTVPPEVRARVEFRRHNLVTDPPPLSGAHAIFCRNVLIYFPPEVIPGVVARLVEALAPGGWLFVAPAELPFVRGLGLEESSVDGHPVLRKPRAELPPVRAPVPGPIRFVSRPQSPLRRAPSPARGVPAARPEGAPPSNPAPSPPVEANTLSVLDVLQRARIAASLGQVEQAEALARRAARELSPDAYLLLAMMAESRGDVAGAVGAVRKALYLEPQLAIGHAMLVALYGKLGQPEEAERARRNALRALEGLDDETMLRGVEAMTVGGLRRALEPAVKQGRPGAR, from the coding sequence GTGAAGGAGCCCGGGCGGGTGGAGCGGCTGGACGAGGCGGCGCTCAGCGGCCTGGAGTCCGTGCTGCGCTCGGCGTGCGGGATGGTGCTCGCGCCCAGTGTGCGCCGCTCGCTGAGCACCGCCCTCACCCGCGCCGCCGAGTCCCAGGGCCTGCCCACCGCCGACTTCCTCCAGCGCCTGCTCGCGCGCGACACCGCCGCCGTGGAAGCCTTCCTCGGCTACGCCGTCATCGGCGAGACGTACTTCTTCCGCCACCCGGAGCAGCTGCGCGAGCTGGCGCGCGCGGCCGCGGTGCACACCGGCCCCTTCCTCGTCTGGAGCGCGGGGTGCGCCAGCGGGGAGGAGCCCTACAGCATCGTCATGTCCCTGTTGATGGCGGGGCTGACGCCCGAGCTCATCCGCGTGGTGGCCACGGACGTGTCCGGCCGGGCCCTGGAGAAGGCGCGGCGGGGGGTGTACTCGCCCTGGTCGGTGCGGCGCATGGAGATGGGGCTCGAGAAGCGCTTCCTGTGCGTGGAGTCCGAGCGTGTCACCGTACCGCCCGAGGTGCGGGCCCGGGTGGAGTTCCGGCGGCACAACCTGGTGACGGATCCGCCCCCGCTGTCCGGGGCCCACGCCATCTTCTGCCGCAACGTGCTCATCTACTTCCCCCCCGAGGTCATCCCCGGCGTGGTGGCGCGGCTCGTGGAAGCGCTGGCCCCCGGGGGGTGGCTCTTCGTGGCGCCGGCGGAGCTGCCCTTCGTCCGGGGCCTGGGTCTGGAGGAGTCGTCGGTGGACGGGCACCCCGTGCTGCGCAAGCCCCGGGCCGAGCTCCCGCCGGTGCGCGCCCCGGTCCCCGGCCCCATCCGCTTCGTGTCCCGGCCCCAGAGCCCCCTGCGTCGCGCGCCGTCTCCCGCCCGGGGCGTGCCCGCCGCCCGGCCGGAGGGGGCGCCCCCGTCGAATCCCGCCCCTTCGCCGCCCGTGGAGGCCAATACGCTCTCGGTGTTGGACGTGCTGCAGCGGGCCCGGATCGCGGCGAGCCTCGGGCAGGTGGAGCAGGCCGAGGCGCTCGCGCGCCGGGCCGCGCGGGAGCTGTCCCCCGACGCCTACCTGCTCCTGGCCATGATGGCCGAGTCGCGCGGCGACGTGGCGGGCGCGGTGGGCGCCGTGCGCAAGGCGCTCTATCTGGAGCCCCAGTTGGCCATCGGGCATGCCATGCTCGTGGCGCTCTACGGCAAGCTGGGCCAGCCCGAGGAGGCGGAGCGCGCACGGCGCAACGCGCTGCGCGCCCTGGAGGGGCTGGATGACGAAACCATGCTCCGAGGCGTGGAGGCGATGACAGTGGGTGGATTGCGGCGCGCGCTCGAGCCCGCGGTGAAGCAGGGAAGACCGGGTGCGCGATGA
- a CDS encoding methyl-accepting chemotaxis protein, protein MDGQGLRPLTIQRLDMRRFSLRTRILLITGAAGALVMTLLVAAFSLQMREALKEEFTKRATATSQELSHHLAAALSSGDTESLRQATVATLRHQPDIAYVVVRGPRGELLGHDKAPRLVSTAQLPAMSPQGGVHELYVGGQPVLETSAGVNAPAPGAAPGADGVRVGSVQVGLELRVLERSVSRMAWRGVGVGIVALVGCLVVVALLCRMLIIPLERLARAAAGLAAGDLRQQIAASGIDEVGDLARSFATMAEMLTNLLKDLRSASADMEREATNVLATSAQQSAMANEQASAIHETSATVAEIAQTSRQATAFADTVISGASRSDSLSAEGQKVVDESVAAMEKLSEQVKAIALAITDLNEQTLQIGDIISTVKDVAEQSNLLALNASIEAAKAGDQGRGFAVVAMEMRTLAEQSKMAANQVRALLGEVQKGTRAAVSATEEGSRRALAAMELAQSAGSAIKGLSDLIRDSSLAARQIAGNTRQQTIGVEQIAAAMNELTVAMQDNVEGTKRIEQVAGNLSNLSRRFSDLVGKYQL, encoded by the coding sequence GTGGACGGCCAGGGTCTGAGACCGCTCACCATCCAGCGGCTGGACATGCGCCGCTTCAGCCTGCGCACCCGCATCCTGCTCATCACGGGCGCGGCGGGCGCGCTGGTGATGACCCTGCTCGTGGCCGCCTTCTCCCTGCAGATGCGCGAGGCGCTCAAGGAGGAGTTCACCAAGCGCGCCACCGCCACCAGCCAGGAGCTGTCGCACCACCTGGCCGCCGCGCTGTCCTCCGGGGACACCGAGTCCCTGCGCCAGGCCACCGTCGCCACCCTGCGCCACCAGCCCGACATCGCCTATGTGGTGGTGCGCGGGCCGCGGGGGGAACTGCTCGGCCACGACAAGGCGCCCCGGCTGGTGAGCACCGCCCAGCTGCCCGCCATGTCCCCCCAGGGCGGCGTGCACGAGCTGTACGTCGGCGGCCAGCCCGTGCTGGAGACGTCCGCCGGGGTGAATGCCCCGGCGCCCGGGGCCGCGCCGGGCGCGGACGGCGTGCGCGTGGGCTCGGTGCAGGTGGGGCTGGAGCTGCGCGTGCTCGAGCGGTCCGTGTCGCGCATGGCCTGGCGCGGCGTGGGCGTGGGCATCGTGGCGCTCGTGGGCTGCCTGGTGGTCGTCGCCCTGCTGTGCCGCATGCTCATCATCCCGCTCGAGCGCCTGGCGCGCGCGGCCGCGGGGCTCGCCGCGGGGGACCTGCGCCAGCAGATCGCCGCCAGCGGCATCGACGAGGTGGGGGACCTGGCGCGCAGCTTCGCCACCATGGCGGAGATGCTCACCAACCTGCTCAAGGACCTGCGCAGCGCCTCGGCGGACATGGAGCGCGAGGCCACCAACGTGCTGGCCACCTCCGCCCAGCAGTCCGCCATGGCCAACGAGCAGGCCAGCGCCATCCACGAGACGAGCGCCACCGTGGCGGAGATCGCCCAGACGTCCCGCCAGGCCACCGCCTTCGCCGACACCGTCATCAGCGGCGCGAGCCGCTCGGACTCGCTGAGCGCCGAGGGCCAGAAGGTCGTCGACGAGAGCGTGGCCGCCATGGAGAAGCTCAGCGAGCAGGTGAAGGCCATCGCCCTGGCCATCACCGACCTCAACGAGCAGACGCTGCAGATCGGCGACATCATCAGCACCGTGAAGGACGTGGCCGAGCAGTCCAACCTGCTCGCGCTCAACGCCTCCATCGAGGCGGCCAAGGCGGGTGACCAGGGCCGCGGCTTCGCCGTGGTGGCCATGGAGATGCGCACGCTCGCCGAGCAGTCGAAGATGGCCGCCAACCAGGTGCGCGCCCTGCTCGGCGAGGTGCAGAAGGGCACGCGCGCCGCCGTGTCCGCCACCGAGGAGGGCAGCCGCCGCGCCCTGGCCGCCATGGAGCTCGCGCAGAGCGCCGGCTCGGCCATCAAGGGCCTGTCCGACCTCATCCGGGACTCGTCCCTGGCGGCCCGGCAGATCGCCGGCAACACGCGCCAGCAGACCATTGGCGTGGAGCAGATCGCCGCGGCGATGAACGAGCTCACGGTGGCGATGCAGGACAACGTGGAGGGGACGAAACGCATCGAGCAGGTGGCGGGAAACCTCTCCAACCTGTCCAGGCGCTTCTCCGATCTCGTCGGGAAGTACCAACTATGA
- a CDS encoding response regulator, whose amino-acid sequence MKVLIVEDTKTITHLIQVYLMGWGLEFFEAGNGVQGLARAREVKPDLIISDVQMPEMDGFALCAAVRADPILFSTPFVMLTSLKDDASRQRGRLVGASAFLNKPVVVDDLREKVRSILKLPASKF is encoded by the coding sequence ATGAAGGTACTCATCGTCGAGGACACGAAGACCATCACCCACCTCATCCAGGTCTACCTGATGGGCTGGGGACTGGAGTTCTTCGAGGCGGGCAATGGAGTCCAGGGGCTCGCCCGCGCCCGGGAGGTCAAGCCGGATCTCATCATCTCGGACGTGCAGATGCCGGAGATGGATGGTTTCGCCCTGTGCGCCGCCGTGCGGGCCGATCCCATCCTGTTCTCCACACCGTTCGTGATGCTCACGTCGCTCAAGGACGACGCGAGCCGTCAGCGGGGCCGGTTGGTGGGCGCGAGCGCGTTCCTCAACAAGCCCGTGGTGGTGGATGACCTGCGCGAGAAGGTGCGCAGCATCCTCAAGCTGCCCGCCAGCAAATTCTAG
- a CDS encoding chemotaxis protein CheW, whose amino-acid sequence MAGDESREKIDYTLLRRKLDEAQAVLEGAQVLSAERRREVLAERARVLAESRQEERRETMSVLSFRVGGERYAVPIDAVDHVLESRGLCPLPGAPRYVLGALVSRSRVVPVLDLRQVLGLEGGGMSDLSRVVVVEVSEEFFGLAVEEVDGRQELPRADLSQPPPGPFTFLTRNRVMVLDLVQLSDPAVAGRG is encoded by the coding sequence ATGGCCGGCGACGAGTCGCGGGAGAAGATCGACTACACGCTCTTGCGCCGCAAGCTGGACGAGGCGCAGGCGGTGCTCGAGGGCGCGCAGGTGCTCAGCGCCGAGCGCCGCCGCGAGGTGCTGGCCGAACGCGCGCGGGTGCTCGCCGAGTCACGTCAGGAAGAGCGTCGCGAGACGATGTCGGTGCTGTCCTTCCGCGTGGGCGGCGAGCGCTACGCGGTGCCCATCGACGCGGTGGACCACGTGCTGGAGTCGCGCGGCCTGTGCCCGTTGCCGGGCGCGCCGCGCTATGTGTTGGGGGCCCTGGTGTCGCGCTCGCGCGTGGTGCCGGTGCTGGACCTGCGTCAGGTGCTGGGGTTGGAGGGCGGGGGCATGTCGGATTTGAGTCGGGTCGTGGTGGTGGAGGTCTCCGAGGAGTTCTTCGGACTGGCGGTGGAGGAGGTGGACGGCCGGCAGGAGTTGCCGCGCGCGGACCTCTCCCAGCCGCCGCCGGGGCCCTTCACCTTCCTCACCCGCAACCGGGTCATGGTGCTCGATCTCGTGCAGTTGAGTGATCCCGCCGTGGCGGGACGGGGATAG